A window from Bubalus kerabau isolate K-KA32 ecotype Philippines breed swamp buffalo chromosome 5, PCC_UOA_SB_1v2, whole genome shotgun sequence encodes these proteins:
- the RPS6KA4 gene encoding ribosomal protein S6 kinase alpha-4, which produces MGDEDEDEGCAVELQITEANLTGHEEKVGVENFQLLKVLGTGAYGKVFLVRKAGGHDAGKLYAMKVLRKAALVQRAKTQEHTRTERSVLELVRQAPFLVTLHYAFQTDAKLHLILDYVNGGEMFTHLYQRQYFKEAEVRVYGGEIVLALEHLHKLGIIYRDLKLENVLLDSEGHIVLTDFGLSKEFLTEEKERTFSFCGTIEYMAPEIIRSKSGHGKAVDWWSLGILLFELLTGASPFTLEGERNTQAEVSRRILKCSPPFPPRIGPVAQDLLQRLLCKDPRKRLGAGPQGAQEVKDHPFFQGLDWAALAARKIPAPFRPQIRSELDVGNFAEEFTRLEPVYSPPGSPPPGDPRIFQGYSFVAPSILFDRNNAVMTDVLEASGAGDRPGPAALARSVMMQDSPFFQQYELDLREPALGQGSFSVCRRCRQLQSGQEFAVKILSRRLEENTQREVAALRLCQSHPNVVKLHEVHHDQLHTYLVLELLQGGELLEHIRKKRHFSESEASQILRSLVSAVSFMHEEAGVVHRDLKPENILYADDTPGAPVKIIDFGFARLRPQSPAGPMQTPCFTLQYAAPELLAQQGYDESCDLWSLGVILYMMLSGQVPFQGASGQGGQSQAAEIMCKIREGRFSLDGEAWEGVSEEAKELVRGLLTVDPAKRLKLEGLRGSSWLQDGSARSSPPLRTPDVLESSGSAVRSGLNATFMAFNRGKREGFFLKSVENAPLAKRRKQKLRSAATSRRVSPAPAAPGRAPAAKGTPRRANGPLPPS; this is translated from the exons ATGGGGGACGAGGATGAGGACGAGGGCTGTGCCGTGGAGCTGCAGATCACCgaag CCAACCTGacggggcacgaggagaaggtaGGCGTGGAGAACTTCCAGCTGCTCAAGGTGCTGGGCACGGGAG CCTACGGGAAGGTGTTCCTGGTGCGGAAGGCAGGCGGGCACGACGCGGGCAAGCTGTATGCCATGAAGGTGCTGCGCAAGGCAGCCTTGGTGCAGCGTGCCAAGACACAGGAGCACACGCGTACCGAGCGCTCGGTGCTGGAGCTGGTGCGCCAGGCCCCCTTCCTGGTCACGCTGCACTACGCCTTCCAGACTGACGCCAAGCTGCACCTCATCCTGG ACTATGTGAACGGTGGCGAAATGTTCACCCACCTCTACCAGCGCCAGTACTTCAAGGAGGCCGAGGTGCGCGTGTATGGGGGCGAGATCGTGctggccctggagcacctgcatAAG CTGGGCATCATCTACCGAGATCTGAAGCTGGAGAATGTGCTGCTGGACTCTGAGGGTCACATTGTCCTCACCGACTTTGGGCTTAGCAAGGAGTTCCTGACAGAGGAG AAAGAGCGGACCTTTTCCTTCTGTGGCACCATCGAGTACATGGCCCCTGAAATCATCCGCAGCAAATCGGGCCATGGCAAG GCTGTGGACTGGTGGAGCCTTGGCATCCTGCTTTTTGAGCTGCTGACGGGGGCCTCACCCTTCACCCTGGAGGGCGAGAGGAACACGCAGGCAGAGGTGTCTCG ACGGATCCTGAAgtgctcccctcccttccccccccGGATCGGGCCAGTGGCACAGGACCTACTGCAGCGGCTACTTTGCAAGGACCCCAGGAAGCGACTGGGTGCAGGACCCCAGGGGGCACAGGAAGTTAAGGACCACCCCTTCTTCCAG GGTCTGGACTGGGCTGCTCTGGCTGCTAGGAAGATTCCAGCCCCATTCCGACCCCAGATCCGCTCAGAGCTGGATGTGGGCAACTTTGCAGAAGAATTTACCCGACTGGAGCCTGTCTACTCACCCCCTGGCAGCCCCCCACCTGGGGACCCTCGCATCTTCCAG GGATACTCCTTCGTGGCGCCATCCATCTTGTTTGACCGCAACAATGCGGTGATGACCGATGTGCTGGAAGCGTCTGGCGCTGGAGACCGGCCCGGCCCGGCGGCGTTGGCCAGGAGCGTCATGATGCAG GACTCGCCCTTCTTCCAGCAGTACGAACTGGACCTGCGGGAACCCGCGTTGGGCCAGGGTAGTTTCTCCGTGTGCCGCCGCTGCCGACAGCTACAGAGCGGCCAAGAGTTCGCTGTCAAGATCCTAAGTCGCAG gctgGAGGAGAACACGCAGCGCGAAGTGGCTGCCCTGCGGCTGTGCCAGTCGCATCCCAACGTGGTGAAGCTACACGAAGTGCATCACGACCAG CTGCACACGTACCTGGTCCTGGAGCTGCTGCAGGGCGGGGAGCTGCTGGAGCACATCCGCAAGAAGCGGCACTTCAGCGAGTCCGAGGCGAGCCAGATCCTGCGCAGCCTCGTGTCGGCCGTGAGCTTCATGCACGAGGAGGCGGGCGTAGTACACCGCGACCTGAAGCCCGAG AACATCCTGTACGCCGATGACACGCCCGGGGCCCCAGTGAAGATCATCGACTTCGGGTTCGCGCGCCTGCGCCCGCAGAGCCCCGCGGGGCCCATGCAGACGCCCTGCTTCACGCTGCAGTACGCAGCCCCCGAGCTGTTGGCCCAGCAGGGTTACGATGAGTCCTGCGACCTCTGGAGCCTCGGCGTTATTCTG taCATGATGCTGTCGGGCCAGGTCCCCTTCCAGGGGGCCTCAGGCCAAGGCGGGCAGAGCCAGGCGGCGGAGATCATGTGCAAGATCCGCGAGGGGCGCTTCTCTCTTGACGGAGAGGCCTGGGAAGGCGTGTCTGAGGAAGCCAAGGAGCTGGTCCGAG GGCTCCTGACTGTGGATCCCGCCAAACGGCTGAAGCTCGAGGGGCTGCGGGGCAGCTCGTGGCTGCAGGACGGCAGCGCGCGCTCCTCGCCTCCGCTGCGGACGCCGGACGTGCTGGAGTCCTCGGGGTCCGCTGTGCGCTCCGGGCTCAACGCCACCTTCATG GCGTTCAACCGGGGCAAGCGCGAGGGTTTCTTCCTGAAGAGCGTGGAAAACGCGCCGCTGGCCAAGCGGCGGAAACAGAAATTACGGAGCGCCGCCACGTCTCGCCGCGTCTCCCCAGCGCCCGCCGCCCCGGGCCGGGCCCCGGCCGCCAAGGGAACCCCCCGACGAGCCAATGGCCCCCTACCCCCCTCCtag